From the Tachysurus fulvidraco isolate hzauxx_2018 chromosome 21, HZAU_PFXX_2.0, whole genome shotgun sequence genome, the window acacacaaaactacatcatagacacacaaacacacaaacacacacacacacacaccaataattacaagtatttacagtataaatgagttcagtattcagtattaaCTGTAACAGGATTTTTCctgtataaaaacaaatcattgaGAAATGACTATTTGTAGAAAGTGTAAAGTTTATTTTACTTCTGATGAATAGAAACAAAGCAGCTGTtagaattatataaataaataatatatagttatatgtaatatacacacacacacacacacacacacacacacacacacacattattcacCTTTTGACCAAAACAACCATCTCTCAGAATGTCCAGAGAACAGTGTAAAGGAATTTTATTGTAATACTAATTTTAATGGCCAGAATACATCTGAACTGGgtgaacattgtgtgtgtttgtgtgtgtgtgtgtgtgtgtgtgtgtgtgtgtgtgcagggatTTTGTACAGCAGCACTATGTGACCCTGAAGAACTTGAATCCTGACTTTCCCATCCTGATCAGAGAATGTTCTGGTGTTCAGCCACGACTGTGGGCGAGATACGGTGAATTACTGAGACATTCATCACTCagctctgtacacacacacacacacacacacacacacacacacacacacacacctgtttgcCTGGAAAGAGCAGATATATACACAATGTGGCTAAAACTGACCACCACACCactgtgtgtttgcgtgttGAACATCACACTCTGttcctcttagttccagtgaagagacGTTTGTAAACATACAGCACACTTTGTGGAAAGAGTGTGAGGatgaaagatgtgtgtgtgatggggtgcacatacttttggctgtaTAGTGGGAATAGAGAGATATTCAGATATCAGAGCTACAGAAGCCTGGAAAGAGACGTCTGTCTGTTATTTAGAGTTTCTGATGAACAAATCTGTGGTCAATttttatttggatttatttCCTTGTGTAATTAAACCATTAAACTTGACAATTTATTATAACTGAAGCCTTGTTCAGAAAGGACAAAGTCTGGATCGTGTCCAACTCCTTAACAGTCTAATCTAGCTAACTCAGATTTATTCTTCAGTCTGATGTTTAGAGAAAGAATCCAAACCTCAGTTGAGTTCATCTCCTTCATCTAGCTGTTGTACATTTTCAGCAGAGATACAGCTGCTTATACACTGagtttatacagtgtgtgtgtgtgtgtgtgtgtgtgtgtgtgtgtgtgtgagagagagagagaggaagagagaggagtttgaatgtaaatgagatataataagtaataagtgctctctgtgtgtgttaactgttcCAGCGTTTGGTAAAGAGCAGAGTGTTCCTCTGGACAACATGAGCGCTGATCAGGTGGCTAAAGTTCTGGAGAACGCCGTCAAAGTGACATCCTGAGTCGtgttcttcatcttcctctaaAGTGGATGTGGacctgtgtgtaaaactgtaatTAAAGTGTCGTGGTTTAATAAAATG encodes:
- the ndufa2 gene encoding NADH dehydrogenase [ubiquinone] 1 alpha subcomplex subunit 2 produces the protein MAASAVRAIGSNVSKNLREIRLHFCQTSAASQGARDFVQQHYVTLKNLNPDFPILIRECSGVQPRLWARYAFGKEQSVPLDNMSADQVAKVLENAVKVTS